The genomic DNA TCTTGCGGACCTCTTCGAATGTCTTCCGCTCTCCTTCAGAGAACACGGTTCCGGCCGCATTCAGGAAGAAGAGGATCACATCGGCTTCTTTATAGAACTTCATCGTTTCGGCGGAATTTTTCTGATTGATGTCATCAAGTCCGGGTGTATCGGCAAAAATGATCTTATCGGTATAGGCGTACTTCTCGATGAGGGAAGTCTCCCCGGGCTGTGCGCCGACCTTGGCGACTTCATCGCCCATGAGCATGTTGATCGTCGACGATTTGCCGGCGTTCACATCCCCGATCATGGCGAAGACGATTTCCTTATCGAGCTGAGCGTTGATTTCATTCACTTCTTGGTCGTAGGCCTGTTCGAATTCTTTATCATGAAAAGAAAACACGTTCATCACTCCTTATCCTAATAGTAGCAGAATGTGGAGAAAGCCGGAAGCGCGGAACTCTATCCACGTAGTATAATGATGGAAAAAGGAAGAAGGGGAACAGTCATGAAGATCATCCCTTATCAATCTGGATTCGGTCCGGAAACCGTCAGGATGTGGAGGGAAAGCAAGGAAGCAGCCATCGGCCAAAAGGACATCCATTCATTCGAAGAACATCTTTATTTTCTTGATGAAATCCTGCCCGCAGACCATGAAGTGGACATCGCCCTCTTAAACGAATCGGTGATCGGGATCATTGCTTACAACAGGACTGAGATCAGCCAGCTTTATATCCATAAGGACCATCACGGGAAGGGCGTCGGGACGGCACTTTTGACACATGCCAAGGAAGCGTCATCCGGCATCCTGACCCTTTATACCTTCGAAGTGAATGAGGGGGCCAGGCGATTTTACGAAAAGCACGGCTTCCGCATCATCGGCCGGGGACATGAGAATGAAGAGCAGCTGCCTGACCTTCTATACGAATGGCGACGCTGATGCCTCACCGTATTTTCACGAGGGTTGATTCCCTGCGTACCAGATCGACTAGGGCCGGGTAGCGATCGAGATAGGCATAGCTTTGGGGAGCGTGGAATCCGAAGTGCTCCTTCAGGTAGGTGAAAGGGATCGGTTTTTCCAGACGCCAGAGCTCCAAGATGGGGAAGGCGAACCGGTACTTGGTACCGCCTTCGTTGAACCGCGCATCGCCATCACCTCGAACCTCCACTTGATCCGGGAATTCAACGGGTGTAGCGGTCCTGGCTATGTAGGTGAGGGCAGATGATGGGGCCGATTCATAGATCCACAGGAAATCCGTCTGCCGCTTCGGCTTCACGCTCCGGAATTCATGCACCTTCGTGCCTTCTGATATCAGGGTGCAGTACTGGGGGTGTATGCTGATGAATATGCCTTTCTCCATTGGGGTGCCTCCTTTTTATTCACTGCATGCTTTGATTATAGCAGGAAGGGATCCAGTCATTTTCATCAAATTTTCATTTATGTTTGCTACATTGGACTAAAAAGGTCGAAGGGGTGGCGGGTATGCATATTTTACTGGCAGAAGACGATGAAACACTCGGTGAGCTGATCGTCCATTTATTGCAGAAAAAAGGGGTGGAGCGCATTGATTGGGTGTTGAGCGGGGAAGAGGCCCATGATTATGCCCTCGCGTCCTATTATGATGTGATCATCATGGACTGGATGATGCCTGGCGGGGACGGAGTCGAGATCTGCCGTCGCCTCAGGTCAGGTGGTTACGGAGGAGCGATCCTCATGCTCACGGCCCGTGACGGCGTGGAGGATTGTGTAGAAGGATTTGAAGCGGGCGCAGACGATTATCTCGTGAAACCCTTTGAGATTGCAGAACTTCATGCCA from Rossellomorea marisflavi includes the following:
- a CDS encoding GNAT family N-acetyltransferase, with translation MMEKGRRGTVMKIIPYQSGFGPETVRMWRESKEAAIGQKDIHSFEEHLYFLDEILPADHEVDIALLNESVIGIIAYNRTEISQLYIHKDHHGKGVGTALLTHAKEASSGILTLYTFEVNEGARRFYEKHGFRIIGRGHENEEQLPDLLYEWRR
- a CDS encoding response regulator transcription factor, with translation MHILLAEDDETLGELIVHLLQKKGVERIDWVLSGEEAHDYALASYYDVIIMDWMMPGGDGVEICRRLRSGGYGGAILMLTARDGVEDCVEGFEAGADDYLVKPFEIAELHARLKALARRNLAPLQSDTIGIRGFTLNRTSHCLMRDGEEIYLTPREFQLLDMLVRNQNQALSRDLLLDRIWGIDSDVSHKTVDATVKLLRKKIGEGLIETVRGVGYRIET